One Lepisosteus oculatus isolate fLepOcu1 chromosome 13, fLepOcu1.hap2, whole genome shotgun sequence genomic region harbors:
- the cep63 gene encoding centrosomal protein of 63 kDa isoform X3, which translates to MEAFWGTLQDETASAILSSCEPELQELMRQIDIMVAHKRSEWESQHRALQGRLQVREEELRSARDALEHKHKEVGMFRQQLLEAQNEKQELVSKYEEQLQRVREELSKLKRSYEKLQRRQLKEAREGARSREEDRTELSRLNGKIEEFRQKSAEWEQQRLQYQRQVAALEAQRKTLAEQYQLMQESAAYHSQVSGRQQEQSELAIQSEVQRLRSQLERAQDRLHAQEMELERFSLLWEELGDSRRELQVSRVLSEEKTELKATLNTQDEFVRSSGLQQKQLRAELGRLSEALQAKEHLIRSLESCLQKQGMSGGLAPLRQDLEQVLIQLSATRACEGHLKAEVALLQESLEKMRIQSEGLKEELYGKQQELQRMEEEHNHCVGENKKLRDELQRALQTHRGEMEGMKKEVSKLTGELHQRDITIATLSGSASSIERQLRAEVERTEHRAAELKVAQVQLETLKMENKHLTEILERMESRTSKKTEGSLSALRDGYVSSLDSLEQQNLQLRKDLAEVGARLDTSMQAWQDKYERALEQSQNKLTQLGAQEQRKVQEMQMKHMQELQDLKTKMQETSMHYEKEIENLKHRLQEANLKAFPSLPDGQSLANKSNSPTSSSSQSLKGDQEKSTCPSTAHSRNEDSSSDTASVKSLGSVEHKEFTPLDPLPASPVSSVATRFLEDENKRSQDLLKRLDAHIQDMREDTTKTVKKYLEKEAGSSSG; encoded by the exons ATGGAGGCCTTTTGGGGGACGCTACAGGATGAAACTGCAAG CGCCATCCTGTCGTCGTGTGAACCGGAGCTCCAGGAGCTGATGCGTCAGATCGACATCATGGTGGCCCACAAGAGGAGCGAGTGGGAGAGCCAGCACCGGGCCCTGCAGGGGCGGCTGCAGGTTCGAGAGGAGGAGCTCCGTTCTGCCAGGGACGCTCTTGAGCACAAGCACAAGGAG GTGGGAATGTTCCGACAGCAGCTGCTAGAGGCGCAGAATGAGAAGCAGGAGCTGGTCTCCAAGTACGAGGAGCAGCTGCAGCGAGTTCGAGAAGAG TTGTCCAAGCTCAAGCGGAGCTACGAGAAGCTGCAACGCCGGCAGCTGAAGGAGGCCAGAGAAGGAGCCAGGAGCCGAGAAGAAGACAGGACGGAACTGAGCAGATTAAACGGCAAGATAGAG GAGTTCCGTCAGAAGTCAGCTGAGTGGGAGCAGCAGCGACTCCAGTACCAGAGACAGGTGGCCGCCCTGGAGGCTCAGAGGAAAACGCTGGCTGAGCAGTATCAGCTTATGCAG GAGTCGGCTGCCTACCACTCCCAGGTTTCTGGCCGCCAGCAGGAGCAGAGTGAGCTGGCCATCCAGTCGGAGGTCCAGCGTCTCCGGAGCCAGCTGGAAAGAGCCCAGGACAGACTGCACGCCCAGGAGATGGAGCTAGAGCGGTTCAGCCTTCTGTGGGAAGAACTGGGAGACTCCAGGAGGGAACTGCAGGTCAGCAGG GTGCTGAGTGAAGAGAAAACCGAACTGAAGGCCACCCTGAACACACAAGATGAGTTTGTCCGTAGCTCAGGGCTCCAGCAGAAACAGCTCCGTGCTGAGCTGGGCAGGCTGTCTGAGGCCCTGCAGGCTAAAGAGCATCTTATCAG GTCTCTTGAAAGCTGCCTACAGAAGCAGGGTATGTCTGGAGGGCTGGCACCTCTGAGACAGGATCTGGAGCAGGTTCTAATTCAGCTCAGTGCTACACGCGCATGTGAGGGGCACCTGAAAGCAGAGGTGGCTCTGCTTCAGGAAAG CCTTGAAAAGATGCGCATTCAGTCAGAGGGTCTTAAAGAAGAACTGTATGGAAAACAGCAGGAACTCCAGCGGATGGAAGAGGAGCACAACCACTGCGTGGGCGAAAATAAGAAA CTGAGGGATGAGCTGCAGAGGGCACTGCAGACACATCGAGGGGAGATGGAGGGCATGAAGAAAGAGGTTTCCAAGCTGACGGGCGAGCTTCACCAGAGGGATATCACCATAGCAACTCTGAGCGGCTCTGCCTCCAGCATTGAGCGCCAGCTCCGCGCTGAGGTCGAGAGGACGGAGCACAGGGCAGCCGAACTCAAG GTGGCACAAGTGCAGCTGGAGACCCTGAAGATGGAGAATAAGCACCTGACTGAGATTCTTGAACGCATGGAATCCAGGACCTCTAAG AAGACTGAGGGATCCCTGTCGGCGCTGAGAGACGGCTAtgtgtcctctctggacagcctcGAGCAGCAAAACCTGCAGCTGCGGAAGGACCTGGCTGAGGTGGGTGCCAGGCTGGACACATCCATGCAGGCCTGGCAGGACAAGTACGAGAGGGCACTGGAGCAGAGCCAGAATAAACTGACCCAGCTGGGCGCTCAAGAGCAGAG GAAAGTCCAGGAGATGCAGATGAAACACATGCAGGAGCTTCAGGACTTGAAAACCAAGATGCAAGAGACTTCTATGCATTATGAAAAGGAAATTGAGAACCTCAAACATCGCCTGCAAGAAGCCAATCTCAAAGCCTTCCCCAGCCTACCAGATGGACAGTCTCTGGCCAATAAGAGTAATTCACCAACTTCCTCGTCCTCCCAGTCATTGAAAGGAGACCAGGAAAAATCTACATGTCCAAGCACAGCGCACAGCAGGAATGAGGACAGTTCCTCTGACACTGCCTCAGTAAAATCTCTTGGGTCTGTGGAACATAAAGAGTTTACACCACTG GATCCTCTACCTGCCTCGCCCGTGAGTTCTGTTGCCACTCGCTTCCTTGAGGATGAGAACAAGCGCTCCCAAGACCTGCTCAAACGTCTGGATGCGCACATCCAGGACATGAGAGAGGATAccacaaaaacagtgaaaaagtaCCTGGAGAAGGAGGCTGGGTCTTCCTCTGGTTAG
- the cep63 gene encoding centrosomal protein of 63 kDa isoform X2, producing the protein MEAFWGTLQDETARQRGSSGRNHTGRCVERLESAFSLLPSAILSSCEPELQELMRQIDIMVAHKRSEWESQHRALQGRLQVREEELRSARDALEHKHKEVGMFRQQLLEAQNEKQELVSKYEEQLQRVREELSKLKRSYEKLQRRQLKEAREGARSREEDRTELSRLNGKIEEFRQKSAEWEQQRLQYQRQVAALEAQRKTLAEQYQLMQESAAYHSQVSGRQQEQSELAIQSEVQRLRSQLERAQDRLHAQEMELERFSLLWEELGDSRRELQVLSEEKTELKATLNTQDEFVRSSGLQQKQLRAELGRLSEALQAKEHLIRSLESCLQKQGMSGGLAPLRQDLEQVLIQLSATRACEGHLKAEVALLQESLEKMRIQSEGLKEELYGKQQELQRMEEEHNHCVGENKKLRDELQRALQTHRGEMEGMKKEVSKLTGELHQRDITIATLSGSASSIERQLRAEVERTEHRAAELKVAQVQLETLKMENKHLTEILERMESRTSKKTEGSLSALRDGYVSSLDSLEQQNLQLRKDLAEVGARLDTSMQAWQDKYERALEQSQNKLTQLGAQEQRKVQEMQMKHMQELQDLKTKMQETSMHYEKEIENLKHRLQEANLKAFPSLPDGQSLANKSNSPTSSSSQSLKGDQEKSTCPSTAHSRNEDSSSDTASVKSLGSVEHKEFTPLDPLPASPVSSVATRFLEDENKRSQDLLKRLDAHIQDMREDTTKTVKKYLEKEAGSSSG; encoded by the exons ATGGAGGCCTTTTGGGGGACGCTACAGGATGAAACTGCAAG ACAAAGAGGGAGTTCAGGCAGAAACCACACGGGCAGGTGCGTGGAGAGGCTGGAATCAGCGTTCTCTCTCCTCCCCAGCGCCATCCTGTCGTCGTGTGAACCGGAGCTCCAGGAGCTGATGCGTCAGATCGACATCATGGTGGCCCACAAGAGGAGCGAGTGGGAGAGCCAGCACCGGGCCCTGCAGGGGCGGCTGCAGGTTCGAGAGGAGGAGCTCCGTTCTGCCAGGGACGCTCTTGAGCACAAGCACAAGGAG GTGGGAATGTTCCGACAGCAGCTGCTAGAGGCGCAGAATGAGAAGCAGGAGCTGGTCTCCAAGTACGAGGAGCAGCTGCAGCGAGTTCGAGAAGAG TTGTCCAAGCTCAAGCGGAGCTACGAGAAGCTGCAACGCCGGCAGCTGAAGGAGGCCAGAGAAGGAGCCAGGAGCCGAGAAGAAGACAGGACGGAACTGAGCAGATTAAACGGCAAGATAGAG GAGTTCCGTCAGAAGTCAGCTGAGTGGGAGCAGCAGCGACTCCAGTACCAGAGACAGGTGGCCGCCCTGGAGGCTCAGAGGAAAACGCTGGCTGAGCAGTATCAGCTTATGCAG GAGTCGGCTGCCTACCACTCCCAGGTTTCTGGCCGCCAGCAGGAGCAGAGTGAGCTGGCCATCCAGTCGGAGGTCCAGCGTCTCCGGAGCCAGCTGGAAAGAGCCCAGGACAGACTGCACGCCCAGGAGATGGAGCTAGAGCGGTTCAGCCTTCTGTGGGAAGAACTGGGAGACTCCAGGAGGGAACTGCAG GTGCTGAGTGAAGAGAAAACCGAACTGAAGGCCACCCTGAACACACAAGATGAGTTTGTCCGTAGCTCAGGGCTCCAGCAGAAACAGCTCCGTGCTGAGCTGGGCAGGCTGTCTGAGGCCCTGCAGGCTAAAGAGCATCTTATCAG GTCTCTTGAAAGCTGCCTACAGAAGCAGGGTATGTCTGGAGGGCTGGCACCTCTGAGACAGGATCTGGAGCAGGTTCTAATTCAGCTCAGTGCTACACGCGCATGTGAGGGGCACCTGAAAGCAGAGGTGGCTCTGCTTCAGGAAAG CCTTGAAAAGATGCGCATTCAGTCAGAGGGTCTTAAAGAAGAACTGTATGGAAAACAGCAGGAACTCCAGCGGATGGAAGAGGAGCACAACCACTGCGTGGGCGAAAATAAGAAA CTGAGGGATGAGCTGCAGAGGGCACTGCAGACACATCGAGGGGAGATGGAGGGCATGAAGAAAGAGGTTTCCAAGCTGACGGGCGAGCTTCACCAGAGGGATATCACCATAGCAACTCTGAGCGGCTCTGCCTCCAGCATTGAGCGCCAGCTCCGCGCTGAGGTCGAGAGGACGGAGCACAGGGCAGCCGAACTCAAG GTGGCACAAGTGCAGCTGGAGACCCTGAAGATGGAGAATAAGCACCTGACTGAGATTCTTGAACGCATGGAATCCAGGACCTCTAAG AAGACTGAGGGATCCCTGTCGGCGCTGAGAGACGGCTAtgtgtcctctctggacagcctcGAGCAGCAAAACCTGCAGCTGCGGAAGGACCTGGCTGAGGTGGGTGCCAGGCTGGACACATCCATGCAGGCCTGGCAGGACAAGTACGAGAGGGCACTGGAGCAGAGCCAGAATAAACTGACCCAGCTGGGCGCTCAAGAGCAGAG GAAAGTCCAGGAGATGCAGATGAAACACATGCAGGAGCTTCAGGACTTGAAAACCAAGATGCAAGAGACTTCTATGCATTATGAAAAGGAAATTGAGAACCTCAAACATCGCCTGCAAGAAGCCAATCTCAAAGCCTTCCCCAGCCTACCAGATGGACAGTCTCTGGCCAATAAGAGTAATTCACCAACTTCCTCGTCCTCCCAGTCATTGAAAGGAGACCAGGAAAAATCTACATGTCCAAGCACAGCGCACAGCAGGAATGAGGACAGTTCCTCTGACACTGCCTCAGTAAAATCTCTTGGGTCTGTGGAACATAAAGAGTTTACACCACTG GATCCTCTACCTGCCTCGCCCGTGAGTTCTGTTGCCACTCGCTTCCTTGAGGATGAGAACAAGCGCTCCCAAGACCTGCTCAAACGTCTGGATGCGCACATCCAGGACATGAGAGAGGATAccacaaaaacagtgaaaaagtaCCTGGAGAAGGAGGCTGGGTCTTCCTCTGGTTAG
- the cep63 gene encoding centrosomal protein of 63 kDa isoform X1, which translates to MEAFWGTLQDETARQRGSSGRNHTGRCVERLESAFSLLPSAILSSCEPELQELMRQIDIMVAHKRSEWESQHRALQGRLQVREEELRSARDALEHKHKEVGMFRQQLLEAQNEKQELVSKYEEQLQRVREELSKLKRSYEKLQRRQLKEAREGARSREEDRTELSRLNGKIEEFRQKSAEWEQQRLQYQRQVAALEAQRKTLAEQYQLMQESAAYHSQVSGRQQEQSELAIQSEVQRLRSQLERAQDRLHAQEMELERFSLLWEELGDSRRELQVSRVLSEEKTELKATLNTQDEFVRSSGLQQKQLRAELGRLSEALQAKEHLIRSLESCLQKQGMSGGLAPLRQDLEQVLIQLSATRACEGHLKAEVALLQESLEKMRIQSEGLKEELYGKQQELQRMEEEHNHCVGENKKLRDELQRALQTHRGEMEGMKKEVSKLTGELHQRDITIATLSGSASSIERQLRAEVERTEHRAAELKVAQVQLETLKMENKHLTEILERMESRTSKKTEGSLSALRDGYVSSLDSLEQQNLQLRKDLAEVGARLDTSMQAWQDKYERALEQSQNKLTQLGAQEQRKVQEMQMKHMQELQDLKTKMQETSMHYEKEIENLKHRLQEANLKAFPSLPDGQSLANKSNSPTSSSSQSLKGDQEKSTCPSTAHSRNEDSSSDTASVKSLGSVEHKEFTPLDPLPASPVSSVATRFLEDENKRSQDLLKRLDAHIQDMREDTTKTVKKYLEKEAGSSSG; encoded by the exons ATGGAGGCCTTTTGGGGGACGCTACAGGATGAAACTGCAAG ACAAAGAGGGAGTTCAGGCAGAAACCACACGGGCAGGTGCGTGGAGAGGCTGGAATCAGCGTTCTCTCTCCTCCCCAGCGCCATCCTGTCGTCGTGTGAACCGGAGCTCCAGGAGCTGATGCGTCAGATCGACATCATGGTGGCCCACAAGAGGAGCGAGTGGGAGAGCCAGCACCGGGCCCTGCAGGGGCGGCTGCAGGTTCGAGAGGAGGAGCTCCGTTCTGCCAGGGACGCTCTTGAGCACAAGCACAAGGAG GTGGGAATGTTCCGACAGCAGCTGCTAGAGGCGCAGAATGAGAAGCAGGAGCTGGTCTCCAAGTACGAGGAGCAGCTGCAGCGAGTTCGAGAAGAG TTGTCCAAGCTCAAGCGGAGCTACGAGAAGCTGCAACGCCGGCAGCTGAAGGAGGCCAGAGAAGGAGCCAGGAGCCGAGAAGAAGACAGGACGGAACTGAGCAGATTAAACGGCAAGATAGAG GAGTTCCGTCAGAAGTCAGCTGAGTGGGAGCAGCAGCGACTCCAGTACCAGAGACAGGTGGCCGCCCTGGAGGCTCAGAGGAAAACGCTGGCTGAGCAGTATCAGCTTATGCAG GAGTCGGCTGCCTACCACTCCCAGGTTTCTGGCCGCCAGCAGGAGCAGAGTGAGCTGGCCATCCAGTCGGAGGTCCAGCGTCTCCGGAGCCAGCTGGAAAGAGCCCAGGACAGACTGCACGCCCAGGAGATGGAGCTAGAGCGGTTCAGCCTTCTGTGGGAAGAACTGGGAGACTCCAGGAGGGAACTGCAGGTCAGCAGG GTGCTGAGTGAAGAGAAAACCGAACTGAAGGCCACCCTGAACACACAAGATGAGTTTGTCCGTAGCTCAGGGCTCCAGCAGAAACAGCTCCGTGCTGAGCTGGGCAGGCTGTCTGAGGCCCTGCAGGCTAAAGAGCATCTTATCAG GTCTCTTGAAAGCTGCCTACAGAAGCAGGGTATGTCTGGAGGGCTGGCACCTCTGAGACAGGATCTGGAGCAGGTTCTAATTCAGCTCAGTGCTACACGCGCATGTGAGGGGCACCTGAAAGCAGAGGTGGCTCTGCTTCAGGAAAG CCTTGAAAAGATGCGCATTCAGTCAGAGGGTCTTAAAGAAGAACTGTATGGAAAACAGCAGGAACTCCAGCGGATGGAAGAGGAGCACAACCACTGCGTGGGCGAAAATAAGAAA CTGAGGGATGAGCTGCAGAGGGCACTGCAGACACATCGAGGGGAGATGGAGGGCATGAAGAAAGAGGTTTCCAAGCTGACGGGCGAGCTTCACCAGAGGGATATCACCATAGCAACTCTGAGCGGCTCTGCCTCCAGCATTGAGCGCCAGCTCCGCGCTGAGGTCGAGAGGACGGAGCACAGGGCAGCCGAACTCAAG GTGGCACAAGTGCAGCTGGAGACCCTGAAGATGGAGAATAAGCACCTGACTGAGATTCTTGAACGCATGGAATCCAGGACCTCTAAG AAGACTGAGGGATCCCTGTCGGCGCTGAGAGACGGCTAtgtgtcctctctggacagcctcGAGCAGCAAAACCTGCAGCTGCGGAAGGACCTGGCTGAGGTGGGTGCCAGGCTGGACACATCCATGCAGGCCTGGCAGGACAAGTACGAGAGGGCACTGGAGCAGAGCCAGAATAAACTGACCCAGCTGGGCGCTCAAGAGCAGAG GAAAGTCCAGGAGATGCAGATGAAACACATGCAGGAGCTTCAGGACTTGAAAACCAAGATGCAAGAGACTTCTATGCATTATGAAAAGGAAATTGAGAACCTCAAACATCGCCTGCAAGAAGCCAATCTCAAAGCCTTCCCCAGCCTACCAGATGGACAGTCTCTGGCCAATAAGAGTAATTCACCAACTTCCTCGTCCTCCCAGTCATTGAAAGGAGACCAGGAAAAATCTACATGTCCAAGCACAGCGCACAGCAGGAATGAGGACAGTTCCTCTGACACTGCCTCAGTAAAATCTCTTGGGTCTGTGGAACATAAAGAGTTTACACCACTG GATCCTCTACCTGCCTCGCCCGTGAGTTCTGTTGCCACTCGCTTCCTTGAGGATGAGAACAAGCGCTCCCAAGACCTGCTCAAACGTCTGGATGCGCACATCCAGGACATGAGAGAGGATAccacaaaaacagtgaaaaagtaCCTGGAGAAGGAGGCTGGGTCTTCCTCTGGTTAG
- the cep63 gene encoding centrosomal protein of 63 kDa isoform X4 has protein sequence MRQIDIMVAHKRSEWESQHRALQGRLQVREEELRSARDALEHKHKEVGMFRQQLLEAQNEKQELVSKYEEQLQRVREELSKLKRSYEKLQRRQLKEAREGARSREEDRTELSRLNGKIEEFRQKSAEWEQQRLQYQRQVAALEAQRKTLAEQYQLMQESAAYHSQVSGRQQEQSELAIQSEVQRLRSQLERAQDRLHAQEMELERFSLLWEELGDSRRELQVSRVLSEEKTELKATLNTQDEFVRSSGLQQKQLRAELGRLSEALQAKEHLIRSLESCLQKQGMSGGLAPLRQDLEQVLIQLSATRACEGHLKAEVALLQESLEKMRIQSEGLKEELYGKQQELQRMEEEHNHCVGENKKLRDELQRALQTHRGEMEGMKKEVSKLTGELHQRDITIATLSGSASSIERQLRAEVERTEHRAAELKVAQVQLETLKMENKHLTEILERMESRTSKKTEGSLSALRDGYVSSLDSLEQQNLQLRKDLAEVGARLDTSMQAWQDKYERALEQSQNKLTQLGAQEQRKVQEMQMKHMQELQDLKTKMQETSMHYEKEIENLKHRLQEANLKAFPSLPDGQSLANKSNSPTSSSSQSLKGDQEKSTCPSTAHSRNEDSSSDTASVKSLGSVEHKEFTPLDPLPASPVSSVATRFLEDENKRSQDLLKRLDAHIQDMREDTTKTVKKYLEKEAGSSSG, from the exons ATGCGTCAGATCGACATCATGGTGGCCCACAAGAGGAGCGAGTGGGAGAGCCAGCACCGGGCCCTGCAGGGGCGGCTGCAGGTTCGAGAGGAGGAGCTCCGTTCTGCCAGGGACGCTCTTGAGCACAAGCACAAGGAG GTGGGAATGTTCCGACAGCAGCTGCTAGAGGCGCAGAATGAGAAGCAGGAGCTGGTCTCCAAGTACGAGGAGCAGCTGCAGCGAGTTCGAGAAGAG TTGTCCAAGCTCAAGCGGAGCTACGAGAAGCTGCAACGCCGGCAGCTGAAGGAGGCCAGAGAAGGAGCCAGGAGCCGAGAAGAAGACAGGACGGAACTGAGCAGATTAAACGGCAAGATAGAG GAGTTCCGTCAGAAGTCAGCTGAGTGGGAGCAGCAGCGACTCCAGTACCAGAGACAGGTGGCCGCCCTGGAGGCTCAGAGGAAAACGCTGGCTGAGCAGTATCAGCTTATGCAG GAGTCGGCTGCCTACCACTCCCAGGTTTCTGGCCGCCAGCAGGAGCAGAGTGAGCTGGCCATCCAGTCGGAGGTCCAGCGTCTCCGGAGCCAGCTGGAAAGAGCCCAGGACAGACTGCACGCCCAGGAGATGGAGCTAGAGCGGTTCAGCCTTCTGTGGGAAGAACTGGGAGACTCCAGGAGGGAACTGCAGGTCAGCAGG GTGCTGAGTGAAGAGAAAACCGAACTGAAGGCCACCCTGAACACACAAGATGAGTTTGTCCGTAGCTCAGGGCTCCAGCAGAAACAGCTCCGTGCTGAGCTGGGCAGGCTGTCTGAGGCCCTGCAGGCTAAAGAGCATCTTATCAG GTCTCTTGAAAGCTGCCTACAGAAGCAGGGTATGTCTGGAGGGCTGGCACCTCTGAGACAGGATCTGGAGCAGGTTCTAATTCAGCTCAGTGCTACACGCGCATGTGAGGGGCACCTGAAAGCAGAGGTGGCTCTGCTTCAGGAAAG CCTTGAAAAGATGCGCATTCAGTCAGAGGGTCTTAAAGAAGAACTGTATGGAAAACAGCAGGAACTCCAGCGGATGGAAGAGGAGCACAACCACTGCGTGGGCGAAAATAAGAAA CTGAGGGATGAGCTGCAGAGGGCACTGCAGACACATCGAGGGGAGATGGAGGGCATGAAGAAAGAGGTTTCCAAGCTGACGGGCGAGCTTCACCAGAGGGATATCACCATAGCAACTCTGAGCGGCTCTGCCTCCAGCATTGAGCGCCAGCTCCGCGCTGAGGTCGAGAGGACGGAGCACAGGGCAGCCGAACTCAAG GTGGCACAAGTGCAGCTGGAGACCCTGAAGATGGAGAATAAGCACCTGACTGAGATTCTTGAACGCATGGAATCCAGGACCTCTAAG AAGACTGAGGGATCCCTGTCGGCGCTGAGAGACGGCTAtgtgtcctctctggacagcctcGAGCAGCAAAACCTGCAGCTGCGGAAGGACCTGGCTGAGGTGGGTGCCAGGCTGGACACATCCATGCAGGCCTGGCAGGACAAGTACGAGAGGGCACTGGAGCAGAGCCAGAATAAACTGACCCAGCTGGGCGCTCAAGAGCAGAG GAAAGTCCAGGAGATGCAGATGAAACACATGCAGGAGCTTCAGGACTTGAAAACCAAGATGCAAGAGACTTCTATGCATTATGAAAAGGAAATTGAGAACCTCAAACATCGCCTGCAAGAAGCCAATCTCAAAGCCTTCCCCAGCCTACCAGATGGACAGTCTCTGGCCAATAAGAGTAATTCACCAACTTCCTCGTCCTCCCAGTCATTGAAAGGAGACCAGGAAAAATCTACATGTCCAAGCACAGCGCACAGCAGGAATGAGGACAGTTCCTCTGACACTGCCTCAGTAAAATCTCTTGGGTCTGTGGAACATAAAGAGTTTACACCACTG GATCCTCTACCTGCCTCGCCCGTGAGTTCTGTTGCCACTCGCTTCCTTGAGGATGAGAACAAGCGCTCCCAAGACCTGCTCAAACGTCTGGATGCGCACATCCAGGACATGAGAGAGGATAccacaaaaacagtgaaaaagtaCCTGGAGAAGGAGGCTGGGTCTTCCTCTGGTTAG